Proteins from one Malaya genurostris strain Urasoe2022 chromosome 2, Malgen_1.1, whole genome shotgun sequence genomic window:
- the LOC131430577 gene encoding gamma-taxilin has translation MEAASSTDRHPAELKKQMREDKQREAKIQEQLNKQLNGLSLEEKFNLVHKRLIDAEKENKRLTTLHKQYERSLEASKKERESMILEHSKVAMTKSKLEQLCRELQKQNRMIKDESMTKIKEEEEKRKETQAKFQKSLNEIQSVMNENNEKNLQLKEDNMEMAKKFKFILEQYELRDQQMDKMNKQMDLVTQLNEAKLAKAQMEASAEKEKFLAEKEIIITELTKVRKQLQDLQMVEVHLREQVNMYSDKYGEFQDSLKKSHNIFVGYKGDMEKMSKKIKSLEKETSTWKSKWERSNAALLELASEKQIRDEHIMKTARQLFQLQKLCRTLQNERTAYFGALKENNIEVPEIVEVPCQMPEPEPVAAPSKKENDRLEIMTKNCSALKENLAALQGQLSAIQSQAPEAKASQNGELMTGSKPTSDTNGQQQQQQQGKKNKKDRKGKNVATSKKSLINEEKPEEKQTVVVSEEKAAEEKPAENGVALTSNEDTLQVDKKTEENEEPLEVNSPEPENEKHSETQEEEKTVVPAVEEVTVSTEAVLSVDTAEVLQQTVTTIAT, from the exons ATGGAAGCAGCTAGCAGTACCGATCGGCATCCGGCAGAGCTGAAGAAACAGATGCGTGAGGACAAACAGCGTGAAGCCAAGATCCAGGAACAG CTGAACAAACAACTAAACGGCTTATCGCTGGAGGAGAAGTTCAACCTCGTCCACAAACGGTTAATCGAtgcagagaaagaaaacaagagacTGACCACGCTGCACAAGCAGTACGAACGAAGTCTGGAAGCAAGCAAAAAGGAACGCGAGAGTATGATTCTGGAGCATAGCAAAGTGGCCATGACCAAGAGCAAACTGGAACAGCTGTGCAGGGAACTGCAAAAGCAGAACCGGATGATCAAAGACGAAAGCATGACAAAGATCAAGGAAGAGGAAGAGAAACGCAAGGAAACACAGGCCAAGTTTCAAAAGTCGCTGAACGAGATACAGTCCGTTATGAACGAAAATAACGAGAAAAATCTTCAGTTGAAGGAAGACAACATGGAAATGGCTAAGAA ATTCAAATTTATCCTTGAACAGTACGAGTTGCGGGATCAGCAAATGGACAAAATGAACAAGCAGATGGATTTGGTGACTCAGTTGAACGAAGCAAAACTTGCAAAGGCTCAAATGGAAGCCAGTGCCGAGAAGGAGAAATTTTTAGC AGAGAAAGAAATTATTATCACTGAGCTGACGAAGGTACGAAAACAGCTGCAAGATTTGCAAATGGTTGAAGTCCACCTGAGAGAACAAGTTAATATGTATTCCGATAAATATGGGGAGTTCCAGGATTCGTTGAAGAAAAGCCACAACATTTTTGTCGGGTATAAGGGTGACATGGAAAAG AtgtcgaaaaaaattaaaagtttaGAAAAAGAAACATCTACTTGGAAGTCCAAATGGGAGCGCAGCAATGCCGCACTGCTTGAGCTTGCTTCGGAAAAGCAGATTCGCGATGAGCACATCATGAAAACGGCCCGGCAGTTATTCCAGTTGCAGAAATTGTGCCGGACGCTGCAAAATGAACGGACCGCATACTTTGGGGCACTGAAAGAGAATAACATTGAAGTGCCGGAAATTGTCGAAGTTCCCTGTCAAATGCCAGAACCGGAGCCAGTTGCGGCACCCTCTAAGAAGGAAAATGATCGATTGGAGATAATGACAAAAAATTGCTCAGCCTTGAAGGAAAACTTGGCTGCCCTCCAAGGACAGTTGAGCGCCATTCAGTCACAAGCTCCTGAAGCGAAAGCTTCACAAAATGGAGAGCTAATGACCGGCTCGAAACCTACATCTGACACCAAtggtcagcagcagcagcaacaacaaggtAAAAAGAACAAAAAAGATAGGAAGGGAAAAAATGTGGCAACCTCGAAAAAATCTCTGATAAATGAAGAGAAACCGGAAGAGAAGCAAACCGTTGTGGTGAGCGAAGAAAAGGCGGCTGAGGAAAAGCCAGCGGAGAATGGTGTTGCTTTAACCAGTAACGAAGACACCCTCCAAGTAGATAAAAAGACGGAAGAAAATGAGGAACCATTGGAGGTGaattctccggaaccggaaaatgAAAAGCACTCAGAAACACAAGAAGAGGAAAAGACTGTTGTTCCCGCCGTTGAGGAAGTGACTGTTAGTACGGAAGCAGTGTTATCAGTAGACACTGCGGAGGTACTTCAACAGACAGTCACAACAATTGCGACGTAG